Below is a genomic region from Aromatoleum aromaticum EbN1.
ATGTACGGTGCGCGGTTGAAGTCCCCGAAGGTGTTCCCGAGGGCTTGCACGGCACCCTTGTGGCCATCGGACAGCTCGAAGAGACACCCAAGGTCCAGGTCGATGCCAGACGACTTTGCTTTCCCGAACACGCCACCGAGAAAACCCCGTTTTTCTTGAGTCTGCCCCGACGACCAGTTCAGGTTGCACACGATTCGCCCGTGCCCGGCTTGCCCGCGCTTCTCGAGCGAGATCTTTTCACCCCGCTTCTCAAGCGTGATCTTCGATAGGGATACCTTCGGCGGCGCTGGAGGAGGCGGTGCTGCCGGAGCGGGACGCTGTTGCGCTGGCGCGGGAGCGGGCTTCTCGGCTACTGATCCGCCAAAGTGCTGTACCAACGCATCCAGGCCACCGTTGAACCCCTGGCTCACTGCACAAAGCCGCCACGCCCCGTCCTTCCTGTAGAACTCCAGAAGCATGACGGCACGCTCGGAGGCAAAGTGTCCCCCATCAAAGCGATAGCAGCCGGCTACGCTCGAGCCGTTTTTCAGGGACACAGAGGAGGCGCCAAGCTGCCGCATAGTTCCGGCACCGTCTATCGCGACGGTCATCACCAGCGCATCGATCGAGGCAGGCAGCCGCGCCAGATCAAAATCGAACTTGCCTTGCCCTGCGAACTTCACCGCTCCGCAAGGCGTTGCAGGCTGATTGAAGAAGGTCATGTAGCGCTCGTCGGAGAGCTTTCGAACACCGTCCAGACCAAAGCACGCCACATCCACCGTCAACGGCCCTGCGTTCAGATCCACCGTGACAGAAAACGCACCATCCGACAGCCCCATCGCTTCAAGTTTCAATCGTTGTCCGCGCGTGAAATCCATTTTTTAACCATTCCTCTTTTCAAAAGACATCGGACTTATGCGGCCAGCGAGTTCGCGTCTGCACCCTGCTGCAGCCCGAAACACGAGGCGGACTTACACAGGTTTCGTGCCCAGTTCCGGTGCGTGGCGGGCTCGCACATCGAGTCGTACATCCGAAACACAGCGGGCGCGTCGTCGCGGAGGATGTGGCTCGCCATCTCCAGATCTGAGGCATGCACCCGGTAGCAGGCATGAATCAACGGCACTTGGTCGGGATGAATCGCCGTCTTGCCAATCAAACCATGGGCGAGATCCTCCTCAACTTCTCGCTGCAGCGTCTCGATGTCGTTGAGGTACTCAAAGACAGGCGCGCTCAGGTTGAAGCCACTCGGCTTGAAGGTGGTCACCAATCGTGCGATCACCTGTCCAAGGGACGTTTCATACAGCGTTCGGCCACGAGGGCGACGCATACCGATGATCGAGAGCAGATCGTTGCCGCCAATCCGAAGCGAGAGCACGCGTTCGCGCACACCGTCCTTGTCCATGACCCGCCGCAAGGCGATCATCTCGCGCTCGTCGAACACCTCTTTGGTTTCCAACGTGGGCATGATCAGGTGGCCAGTGCCGCGCAGCAGCTTCAGATATTCGGAAAGCGCACTGCGAGTCACCTTGGGCAGCACGAAGCCATCCAGTCTCTCGATGCCGGGCAACGCAAGCACCTTGCGCATCACTTCCGGATTGCGCACCCGAATGAAGCGCATCTGGTGTGACGCAGATGTGAGCGCACGGATGGGCGCCCGCAAGTTCTCGATGGCAAAAGGGAGGTCTTTGAGCCTGACCGAGTCCTCGGTGCAAAAGATCACCGATCGCACCTCGGAGAGACGCTCTCCTCTCACTACCTCGAGTAGATCCAGGCGGGTTGCGGGCAAGTAAAGGCTTGCGCCCAGTTCGGTCGCGTCACGCATCACGGGCGCTCCTGATGATCGAAACGGCGTTGTAGGGCAAAGAGGCGTCGGTTTCGACCGGAACGGCCTTCTCCTCGGCAAGGGCCACAAGATGGGCCACCTTCCGGTCGTGACAGTCACGCACAATCACCCGCTGCGGGAAGCGACGCAAAAGGACGCGCGTTGCTTCACCGATCCCCGGCTTGATGAGGTTCTCATCTGTAACGCCGTACTGCGTCATGGCCTCTTTCATGTAGACGCGAGAGACTTCCGCTTGCGCATTCCTGCTTAGCTCCGGCGACCTGGGCGCACCACCGTTTTCAAGATGCTCAATCGCCCCGGCCATGACGTCGTCGACGAACCATTGGGACAGGTCATGCTCGGCGAATTCTTCAAAGAACACGCAGCCGTGGTATTCCCCAGGTTGGATCGCCTCGTTGAGGATCGAACGGCTCACCAACCCGCTGATCGTCGAATTGAGAATGCTCGACGAGATCAGGTAGTCCTCGCTTGAGGCCGCCAGCGCGGCCGACCCCGCCAGATCTGTCAGCACATTGAGGCCGGGGTCGATGGCGGTTCCGTGCGAACGGTTGTATTGGGTGATCGCTTTCGTGAGCTCACGGCTGATGACCCCCTTTCCTGTCCATCCGTCGATGAAGGCGATTGACTCAGGGCGATGCCCTCGCGACAAAATCTCCCCTAGGGCGGCAGTATCGATTCCTCGGTCCCGAATGATCGAGATCGAGTAGTGCGCGGGATGCGTGCCGGAGATCCGGGCAACGAGGTGCCGGAGAACAGCGCCGATGGGTGTGCCGGCGCGTGCCAGTGAGACCAGAGCTAAGTCCGAACCGTGCTTCTCGTAGAGCAGTTGCGCCAGGCGCAGGCAATCCCCGGACAACTGCGCACGGTTGCGCTGGTGGGCGTCATGAAACAGGCCAAGGTAACGCTCGGAGGGGACTTTCTCAGGGGAGAGCATTTCACTGTAATGCCGCTTTCCGGACTGGATCAGCGATTCCTTGAGCTCAAGGTCAGCCATGAAGTCGATCGTGATCGGCTTG
It encodes:
- a CDS encoding cysteine protease StiP family protein, whose protein sequence is MMFCGSYRPSDVELLLKPITIDFMADLELKESLIQSGKRHYSEMLSPEKVPSERYLGLFHDAHQRNRAQLSGDCLRLAQLLYEKHGSDLALVSLARAGTPIGAVLRHLVARISGTHPAHYSISIIRDRGIDTAALGEILSRGHRPESIAFIDGWTGKGVISRELTKAITQYNRSHGTAIDPGLNVLTDLAGSAALAASSEDYLISSSILNSTISGLVSRSILNEAIQPGEYHGCVFFEEFAEHDLSQWFVDDVMAGAIEHLENGGAPRSPELSRNAQAEVSRVYMKEAMTQYGVTDENLIKPGIGEATRVLLRRFPQRVIVRDCHDRKVAHLVALAEEKAVPVETDASLPYNAVSIIRSARDA
- a CDS encoding HpcH/HpaI aldolase/citrate lyase family protein, whose amino-acid sequence is MRDATELGASLYLPATRLDLLEVVRGERLSEVRSVIFCTEDSVRLKDLPFAIENLRAPIRALTSASHQMRFIRVRNPEVMRKVLALPGIERLDGFVLPKVTRSALSEYLKLLRGTGHLIMPTLETKEVFDEREMIALRRVMDKDGVRERVLSLRIGGNDLLSIIGMRRPRGRTLYETSLGQVIARLVTTFKPSGFNLSAPVFEYLNDIETLQREVEEDLAHGLIGKTAIHPDQVPLIHACYRVHASDLEMASHILRDDAPAVFRMYDSMCEPATHRNWARNLCKSASCFGLQQGADANSLAA
- a CDS encoding TerD family protein codes for the protein MDFTRGQRLKLEAMGLSDGAFSVTVDLNAGPLTVDVACFGLDGVRKLSDERYMTFFNQPATPCGAVKFAGQGKFDFDLARLPASIDALVMTVAIDGAGTMRQLGASSVSLKNGSSVAGCYRFDGGHFASERAVMLLEFYRKDGAWRLCAVSQGFNGGLDALVQHFGGSVAEKPAPAPAQQRPAPAAPPPPAPPKVSLSKITLEKRGEKISLEKRGQAGHGRIVCNLNWSSGQTQEKRGFLGGVFGKAKSSGIDLDLGCLFELSDGHKGAVQALGNTFGDFNRAPYIHMAGDDRTGANSSGEFLYINGDHLKDLQRVCIYAFIYEGVANWGQADGVVTLTVPGHPPVEVRLDNHDNSKNMCAIAMIENEGGNLKITKLGEYFAGHVQLDERYQWGLRWKAGSKD